From Synergistaceae bacterium, the proteins below share one genomic window:
- a CDS encoding zinc ribbon domain-containing protein, translating into MPVTICPRCHYVVADPARPCPSCGYTGFPRLESPASSGAGQAGRIRVRPYRILLVFVLVISAFIGLSAWGYYKKEKSPGRPAAVRSARPLREAPENEYEYEKPPAGDDNVLSLPQLRWIVRERIRIETMREFLKTRRTASAIEFFNGIVEDYNRRGTSFQYNEDALRRAEEEVERHRDQIEADARKELAAL; encoded by the coding sequence ATGCCGGTAACGATATGTCCGCGGTGTCATTATGTGGTGGCGGATCCCGCGCGACCCTGTCCGTCATGCGGCTATACGGGTTTTCCCCGCCTGGAGAGCCCCGCCTCTTCCGGCGCCGGGCAGGCGGGGCGAATCCGGGTTCGCCCTTATCGAATCCTGTTGGTTTTCGTTCTGGTAATCTCCGCGTTTATCGGGCTGTCCGCGTGGGGATATTATAAAAAAGAAAAAAGCCCGGGGCGGCCTGCGGCCGTTCGCTCCGCGAGACCCCTTCGAGAAGCGCCCGAAAACGAATACGAGTACGAAAAACCTCCGGCTGGAGACGACAACGTTCTTTCTCTGCCTCAGCTGAGGTGGATCGTGCGGGAGCGCATTCGCATCGAAACCATGCGGGAATTTCTCAAAACCCGCCGAACTGCTTCGGCCATTGAATTTTTTAACGGGATTGTCGAGGACTACAACCGGCGCGGGACGAGCTTTCAGTACAACGAAGACGCCCTGCGGCGGGCGGAGGAAGAAGTCGAACGACACCGGGACCAGATTGAGGCTGACGCCCGAAAAGAGCTGGCCGCCCTGTAG
- a CDS encoding LuxR C-terminal-related transcriptional regulator has translation MKRRRNHLPLRCGLLRRPRIDGLLQQGLNNSLVTLIAGPGYGKTQAVTAWAKSIPQKLIWFDFLRLDNNVERFWEKFLHSLKKELFDPPPQEPEFSPEFPSLFDKFDAFLEFFSKGLYQGKQTVMIVDNYQNIENQGIRNFFTSLIEAELENFCLMLVSSSQDDLYELSARKIKNSLGHFSLTTEDMKFTASEVREFFGLNDITLSNFELEQLLEKTEGWPLALYLIRLQYRTGCGSMDAIQSPISLIEAIFESRYFLNYDAEMQNLLVQLSLLPGFSFRIIKKITDAGQAQIIDEMKSNIFISREFLDRTGRFHHMYQDFLSRKQYRLTDEEKTRIFSAAGDCFIEDKKPYEALACYWSCRRYDGMMLALAEIPKVRLSIADSNYTLSYLERIPRDYAESHPLVDLSRGFMYLNNMEIGRADEIFLNLRERLESGKKSAANRALLGEVYAALFDISLLLNDMRFTEYAPRVRKYLPDGSWIQGQAFFLENNDLFFLPPNGGKDLPGMVDAFYNAILSVERAFNFRGYGCEWLFAAEAAYYSGNFERVREYAWCALYKAQEKNQYDIICNARYVMAKVALFSGNYHEAASLISQIEFSLEKLAPTVLTELKECAQSWFYIKLGDLSHVARWVSSYDPGRYDVMPVSRGRNRLICVSYLMAKEEYPRALALMTHIENIFREKRLWIVQLKLLALKTVALWRNGEEKESLDAFRQASEMACKNHIVTPFIEAGSHMRAIVDAARSSEKYSLKYSFDPQWLDEVDAAVAFYTKRLAVSISEYKRENKIQNLSGVPLTDREREILDYLSRGYTREEIGQVIHISVNGVKKHITGIFNKLGAVNRTDALRIAAIRGDIPAVRLEAKKLL, from the coding sequence ATGAAAAGGCGCAGAAATCATCTTCCTTTAAGATGTGGTCTGCTTCGGCGTCCCCGAATTGACGGACTTCTGCAACAGGGACTCAACAATTCTCTGGTAACGCTGATCGCCGGTCCAGGTTATGGAAAAACTCAGGCCGTGACGGCATGGGCGAAAAGCATACCCCAGAAGCTGATCTGGTTTGATTTTCTCCGACTCGACAACAACGTCGAACGCTTTTGGGAGAAATTCCTTCACTCTCTGAAAAAAGAGCTGTTCGACCCGCCCCCTCAGGAACCGGAGTTTTCCCCGGAATTTCCCAGCCTGTTCGATAAATTCGACGCGTTTCTGGAATTTTTTTCGAAGGGCCTCTACCAGGGAAAACAGACCGTCATGATTGTAGATAACTATCAAAATATCGAGAACCAAGGTATCCGCAATTTTTTCACGAGCCTCATCGAGGCGGAACTGGAAAATTTTTGTCTGATGCTGGTGAGCAGCTCTCAGGACGATCTGTACGAACTCAGCGCGAGAAAAATCAAAAACAGCCTCGGGCACTTTTCCCTCACCACGGAGGACATGAAGTTCACGGCATCGGAAGTTCGGGAATTTTTCGGCCTCAACGACATCACCCTGTCCAATTTCGAACTCGAACAGCTCCTGGAGAAAACAGAGGGCTGGCCGCTGGCCCTTTATCTCATCCGTCTGCAGTACCGGACGGGCTGCGGAAGCATGGACGCCATCCAGTCCCCCATATCCCTCATCGAGGCCATATTCGAAAGCCGGTATTTTTTGAACTACGACGCGGAGATGCAGAACCTTCTGGTACAACTGTCGCTCCTGCCCGGTTTTTCATTCAGAATCATCAAAAAAATAACGGACGCCGGACAGGCCCAAATTATCGACGAGATGAAGAGCAACATTTTTATCTCACGGGAATTTTTGGACCGTACAGGGCGCTTTCATCACATGTACCAGGACTTTTTGTCCCGCAAGCAATACCGTTTGACCGATGAAGAAAAAACGCGCATTTTTTCGGCGGCCGGGGACTGTTTCATTGAGGACAAAAAACCTTACGAGGCTCTGGCCTGTTACTGGTCATGCCGGCGATACGACGGAATGATGCTGGCTCTGGCGGAGATCCCAAAGGTGCGCCTCAGCATCGCCGACAGCAACTACACTCTGAGCTATCTGGAACGCATTCCCCGGGACTACGCCGAAAGCCATCCCCTCGTGGACCTTTCCAGAGGCTTCATGTACCTCAACAACATGGAGATCGGCCGGGCCGACGAAATTTTTCTGAACCTTCGGGAACGACTCGAATCAGGAAAGAAAAGCGCCGCGAATCGCGCCCTTTTGGGGGAGGTTTACGCCGCTCTATTCGACATCAGCCTGCTTCTCAACGATATGCGCTTCACAGAATACGCCCCAAGGGTTCGTAAATACCTGCCTGACGGCAGCTGGATTCAGGGACAGGCCTTTTTTCTCGAAAACAACGACCTTTTTTTTCTCCCCCCAAACGGCGGGAAGGATTTGCCCGGCATGGTGGACGCCTTTTACAACGCCATACTTTCCGTCGAACGGGCCTTCAACTTTCGCGGGTATGGCTGCGAATGGCTTTTCGCCGCCGAAGCCGCCTACTATTCCGGCAATTTCGAAAGAGTGCGGGAATACGCCTGGTGCGCTCTGTACAAGGCCCAGGAGAAAAATCAGTACGATATAATCTGCAACGCCCGTTACGTCATGGCGAAAGTCGCTCTCTTTTCCGGAAACTACCATGAAGCGGCCTCTCTGATTTCGCAGATCGAGTTCAGTCTGGAGAAGCTCGCCCCAACCGTTTTAACGGAGCTGAAAGAGTGCGCTCAAAGCTGGTTCTACATCAAATTAGGGGACCTGAGCCACGTGGCGCGCTGGGTTTCCAGCTATGACCCCGGACGGTACGACGTGATGCCCGTCAGCAGAGGCCGCAACCGGCTCATCTGCGTATCCTATCTCATGGCGAAGGAGGAGTACCCCAGGGCTCTGGCCCTCATGACGCACATCGAAAATATTTTCAGAGAAAAGCGGCTGTGGATTGTCCAACTGAAGCTTCTGGCGCTGAAAACCGTGGCGCTCTGGCGGAACGGAGAAGAGAAGGAGAGCCTGGACGCCTTCCGGCAGGCCTCCGAAATGGCCTGTAAAAACCACATCGTCACGCCCTTTATCGAGGCGGGCAGCCACATGCGCGCCATCGTCGACGCGGCGCGTTCTTCCGAAAAATATTCCTTAAAATATTCCTTCGACCCTCAATGGCTCGACGAAGTAGACGCGGCGGTCGCCTTTTACACAAAACGTCTCGCGGTATCCATCAGCGAATATAAAAGAGAAAACAAAATTCAGAACCTGTCGGGGGTTCCGCTGACCGATCGTGAACGGGAAATTCTGGATTACCTCTCCCGCGGATACACCAGGGAGGAAATCGGGCAGGTCATCCACATTTCCGTGAACGGCGTCAAAAAACACATCACGGGCATTTTCAACAAACTCGGCGCGGTCAATCGAACGGACGCGTTACGCATAGCCGCCATTCGAGGCGACATTCCCGCCGTTCGCCTGGAGGCCAAAAAATTACTGTAA